A stretch of the Pseudanabaena sp. BC1403 genome encodes the following:
- the ebsA gene encoding type IV pilus biogenesis protein EbsA, with protein sequence MAIELKAAPPQEVSIYMPYYREPNKRQALPYAISLYKQGEITGERHVEGSSPISFMAVWRVANLPSDLALCRLTFDGDADMSYEMTLENSEFVGYLIEVVSNIRDKGYVDFPQIFYSKLFRLKLSSAEGN encoded by the coding sequence ATGGCGATCGAACTTAAAGCTGCTCCACCGCAAGAAGTTTCAATCTACATGCCCTATTATCGAGAGCCTAACAAGCGTCAAGCTCTCCCCTATGCCATTTCCCTATACAAACAAGGTGAAATTACAGGCGAGCGCCATGTTGAAGGAAGCTCCCCCATATCTTTTATGGCAGTATGGCGCGTGGCAAACTTGCCGTCTGATCTGGCATTATGTCGACTGACCTTCGATGGTGATGCTGACATGAGCTATGAAATGACATTGGAAAATTCAGAATTTGTTGGCTATTTAATTGAAGTTGTCTCAAATATTCGTGACAAGGGTTACGTTGATTTCCCCCAAATTTTTTACAGTAAGCTATTTCGACTTAAGCTCTCTAGTGCGGAAGGCAATTAA
- a CDS encoding glycoside hydrolase family 19 protein — translation MKQVEIWRSQAAATLAFLVPKIVGSTINEKDGLVDDLVRVLNNLPARPETRQPYAGILPAADLPTWRSRAALTLKASVPRIPDVEGSVFDGAIDDLIRFLRNLPARPTGRSPYAGLFPAADLATWRKQAAQTLVAAIGNIVDPKLNSADGKIDDLIRAMSGLTLRPILRKPYEGLYQAPNLTEHRKLAARRLDQLIRGLKDDFNAKDVLVDSTIRVLNNLPARSLAQEPYEGLYPRAPEVVTSGLITQEQLSAIAPYSRRDRLEKLLPHLNTTMQRYAITTPLRKAHFLAQVGHESDGFNTNEEYASGADYEGRRDLGNTQSGDGVRFKGRGLIQVTGRANYADCGRALGVDLINSPQRLGDFDLACLSAGWFWDTRALNNHADRDDILTITKIINGGTNGLADRESYLARAKRVLGA, via the coding sequence ATGAAACAAGTTGAGATTTGGCGATCGCAAGCCGCAGCAACCCTTGCATTTCTAGTTCCCAAAATTGTCGGCAGTACAATCAATGAAAAAGATGGACTGGTGGATGATCTGGTGCGAGTACTCAATAACTTACCCGCACGTCCAGAAACTCGACAGCCCTATGCAGGTATTCTTCCAGCAGCCGATTTACCAACATGGCGCAGTCGGGCAGCCTTAACCCTTAAAGCTTCAGTGCCGAGGATTCCCGATGTTGAAGGTAGTGTTTTTGATGGGGCGATCGATGATTTGATCCGCTTTCTGCGTAATTTGCCAGCACGTCCGACAGGGCGATCGCCCTATGCAGGACTTTTCCCTGCTGCGGATCTGGCAACATGGCGCAAACAAGCCGCGCAGACTTTAGTGGCAGCGATCGGTAATATTGTCGATCCTAAGCTCAATAGTGCTGATGGCAAAATTGATGACTTGATTCGGGCGATGAGCGGATTGACTTTGCGTCCAATTTTACGAAAACCCTATGAAGGTCTTTACCAAGCGCCAAACCTGACCGAACATCGCAAGTTAGCGGCGCGACGCTTAGATCAATTGATTAGGGGACTTAAAGATGATTTCAATGCCAAAGATGTACTAGTTGATAGCACGATTCGAGTTCTCAATAATTTGCCCGCACGCAGCCTTGCTCAAGAACCCTATGAAGGCTTATATCCTCGTGCTCCTGAAGTTGTGACTTCTGGGCTGATTACCCAAGAACAACTCAGTGCGATCGCACCCTATTCTCGACGCGATCGCCTTGAGAAATTACTGCCCCACCTAAATACGACCATGCAGCGCTATGCAATTACGACACCTCTCCGCAAAGCGCATTTCCTTGCTCAAGTGGGACATGAGAGTGATGGATTTAACACTAATGAAGAATATGCTTCTGGTGCAGACTATGAAGGACGACGAGATCTCGGCAATACACAATCGGGTGATGGTGTTCGCTTTAAAGGTCGCGGTTTGATCCAAGTTACTGGCCGAGCAAACTATGCTGATTGTGGTCGAGCTTTGGGCGTGGACTTGATTAATAGTCCTCAGCGTTTGGGAGATTTCGATCTCGCTTGTCTCAGTGCAGGTTGGTTTTGGGACACTCGTGCACTTAATAATCATGCCGATCGCGATGATATCCTCACGATTACAAAAATCATCAATGGCGGTACTAATGGCTTAGCCGATCGCGAATCCTATCTAGCCAGAGCAAAGCGTGTATTGGGAGCTTAA
- a CDS encoding AAA family ATPase, with protein MFKPNSNLGLCGAHRTGKTTLAIAIASHLNIPFVRTTTSQVFADLGLDPAEPMDFKTRLFVQNHVLDAAEQVWQNSAVPFVSDRTPIDMIAYTLGDIQGKTEVDFDLLSQYIDRCFASTNQFFQNLAIIQPGIPLVYEDGKAALNAAYIEHINVLVIGLCSDSRLKANVFCNARDVIDLETRILNILEYFEAL; from the coding sequence ATGTTTAAACCTAATAGTAATTTGGGCTTATGTGGCGCACATCGCACTGGCAAAACGACTTTGGCGATCGCGATCGCATCCCATCTAAATATCCCCTTTGTCCGCACTACCACTAGTCAAGTTTTTGCGGATTTGGGTTTAGACCCTGCCGAACCGATGGATTTTAAGACCAGGCTATTTGTGCAGAATCATGTTCTAGATGCTGCCGAGCAGGTTTGGCAAAATTCAGCAGTACCATTTGTTAGCGATCGTACTCCGATTGACATGATCGCTTATACCCTCGGAGATATCCAAGGCAAAACCGAGGTTGACTTTGATTTGCTCAGTCAATATATAGATCGCTGCTTTGCTAGTACCAATCAATTTTTTCAAAATCTTGCCATCATTCAACCAGGCATCCCACTTGTCTATGAAGATGGCAAAGCAGCTCTAAATGCTGCATATATTGAGCATATTAATGTTTTAGTGATTGGGCTATGTAGTGATTCGCGTCTCAAAGCTAATGTATTTTGTAATGCGCGAGATGTGATCGATCTAGAAACTAGAATCCTTAATATTTTGGAATATTTTGAAGCGCTGTAA
- a CDS encoding type IV pilin-like G/H family protein, with translation MDFRNLEFIVGLWLRDRRFSKPQDSEGQGFTLIELLVVIVIIGLLAAISLPSFLNQANKARFAEAKTYIGTMSRLQQAYYLEKRIFADDIGKLNLGINTSTSNFTYSVIKGDINGNTTPFQLDQIITNAATPSSTTLKAFVGVVGIPGVVRIDTVFCIANDLNIAIPPGSLNATSQTMVCPPTFSPAE, from the coding sequence GTGGACTTCAGGAATTTAGAATTTATCGTTGGTTTATGGCTTCGCGATCGCCGTTTTAGTAAACCTCAAGACTCAGAAGGGCAGGGCTTTACATTAATTGAGTTGTTAGTTGTGATCGTTATTATTGGTTTGCTAGCTGCGATCTCGCTCCCTTCATTTCTTAACCAAGCCAACAAGGCACGCTTTGCAGAAGCTAAGACTTACATCGGCACGATGAGTCGGCTGCAACAAGCCTATTATCTGGAAAAAAGAATATTTGCTGATGATATAGGCAAGCTGAACTTGGGGATAAATACATCGACATCAAATTTTACTTATTCAGTGATTAAGGGTGATATTAATGGCAATACTACCCCATTCCAGTTAGATCAAATTATAACCAATGCTGCAACGCCATCATCCACAACCTTAAAGGCTTTTGTTGGCGTTGTGGGGATACCTGGGGTCGTCAGAATAGACACCGTTTTTTGTATTGCCAATGATCTTAATATTGCTATCCCTCCTGGATCGCTTAATGCCACTTCACAAACTATGGTATGTCCGCCCACCTTTTCGCCAGCCGAATAA
- a CDS encoding type IV pilin-like G/H family protein, translating to MKSEFKTKLIQHILNKKNGEKGFTLIELLVVIIIIGILAAIALPSFLNQASKARQSEAKTYVGSMNRSQQSYYLEKQQFAPNLTTLAVGIANKTENYGYGVALAGAKTATGTNQSVANFGAPFNAVTAGGGTNPDTVTGNAAGAIKAYVGGVNIATPAGTNEATTLAILCEAQLAPVNGGNAGSAVIANAPTFSTNAVPVCAGAPTTGGTNFAPIN from the coding sequence ATGAAATCTGAATTCAAGACTAAGCTCATTCAACACATCCTCAACAAGAAGAATGGCGAAAAGGGCTTCACCCTGATCGAATTACTCGTAGTTATCATCATCATCGGTATCTTGGCTGCGATCGCGCTTCCTTCTTTCCTCAACCAAGCTTCCAAAGCTCGTCAGTCTGAAGCCAAAACCTATGTAGGTTCCATGAATCGTTCTCAGCAATCTTACTATTTGGAAAAACAACAGTTTGCCCCTAACCTCACCACATTGGCAGTTGGTATTGCAAACAAAACTGAAAACTACGGTTACGGTGTGGCTCTAGCTGGTGCAAAAACTGCAACTGGTACTAACCAAAGTGTTGCTAATTTTGGCGCTCCTTTTAACGCTGTAACGGCTGGTGGAGGTACTAACCCTGACACCGTAACTGGTAATGCTGCTGGTGCTATCAAAGCTTATGTTGGCGGTGTTAACATCGCAACACCAGCAGGTACTAATGAAGCTACTACCCTAGCCATACTTTGTGAAGCTCAGCTTGCGCCTGTAAATGGTGGTAACGCTGGAAGTGCGGTTATTGCTAACGCCCCAACCTTTTCTACAAATGCTGTTCCTGTATGTGCTGGTGCTCCTACAACTGGCGGTACGAACTTCGCTCCAATCAACTAG
- a CDS encoding O-linked N-acetylglucosamine transferase, SPINDLY family protein yields the protein MRAEWQKSLRNNSYAQIIQLCEQGIIVDPSSNINYWYLGLAYFFNGNEDLAKTIWSSRLEGVLHDDLSIQELCEILIQEALEQEQIQKHDIALKIRRQIAHISPQNFDNLVQIVYLYLQLKIFTLEVLQELNLLDLNRFGTVNSSSLFQLIQNILYSPLDEEKSLDFVSSLLPYAEDKEGCINMLLYVAPKAKKLETSMKIIDMCLQISPNSIAVLGCAVQLYINNSCYDKSIKIARGIVSIAKNLTEKIVATHLLLGALMSAGGYWQEAQKAFADYQYLLTELVDQNPIDIPIITRSYLCLSFFYNPYFTDTPRITRPIQNQVLSLFQANIQHSNPTQTYKHDLVKQKGKKLKIAYLSTNLRKHSIGWLARSLFQYHNHNDFEIYGYFPEYQDNKDFLQEWYISQMDTAYKGWGNELKVAEQIYNDEIDILIDLESSTSGACCNIVALKPAPLQATWLGWDASGIPAIDYFIADPYVLPENAQEYYSEKIWRLPQTYIAVDGFETSVATLRRSDLDISGDAIVYFSSQKSYKRHPDTVRSQMQIIKQVPNSYFLIKGIADEKTMQEYFYEMAELEGVNSDRLRFLPSVRSEQEHRANMAIADIVLDTYPYNGATTTMETLWMGIPLVTRVGEQFVARNSYAMMMNAGITEGIAWSDEEYIKWGIRFGSEPNLRREVSWKLRESRKTSSLWNGRQFAKEMEKAYTEMWNIYLQRK from the coding sequence ATGAGAGCAGAGTGGCAAAAATCTTTACGAAATAATAGCTACGCCCAAATCATTCAACTTTGTGAACAGGGGATCATTGTAGATCCAAGTTCTAATATCAACTACTGGTATTTGGGGTTAGCTTATTTTTTTAATGGAAATGAGGACTTAGCTAAAACTATATGGAGCTCGCGCTTAGAGGGTGTTCTCCATGATGATTTATCAATTCAAGAACTTTGCGAAATTTTAATCCAAGAAGCCTTAGAGCAAGAACAGATTCAAAAACATGATATCGCACTAAAAATTCGTCGGCAGATAGCTCACATATCACCACAAAATTTTGATAACTTAGTTCAGATTGTTTATCTATATTTACAACTTAAAATATTTACTTTAGAAGTTTTACAAGAACTCAACTTATTAGATTTAAATCGATTTGGCACTGTCAATTCTAGTTCTTTATTTCAGCTAATACAGAATATTCTATATTCACCTCTAGATGAGGAAAAGTCTTTAGATTTTGTGTCTTCTCTGCTGCCTTATGCTGAAGACAAAGAAGGTTGCATTAATATGTTGCTCTATGTAGCACCAAAAGCTAAAAAATTAGAAACATCAATGAAAATAATTGATATGTGCTTACAGATTAGTCCTAATAGTATTGCAGTATTAGGCTGTGCTGTCCAGCTTTATATCAACAACAGTTGCTATGACAAAAGTATAAAAATTGCTCGTGGTATTGTGTCAATCGCTAAAAATCTTACAGAAAAGATTGTGGCGACCCACCTACTTTTAGGAGCATTAATGAGTGCAGGTGGTTATTGGCAAGAGGCTCAAAAAGCTTTTGCTGACTATCAATACTTACTAACAGAACTAGTTGACCAAAATCCTATTGATATTCCTATAATTACCCGCTCATATCTCTGTCTGTCATTTTTTTATAATCCCTATTTTACTGATACGCCTCGAATCACTCGCCCTATTCAAAATCAAGTTCTAAGTCTATTTCAGGCTAATATTCAACACTCTAATCCGACCCAAACATATAAACATGATCTAGTTAAGCAAAAAGGCAAGAAACTAAAAATTGCCTACCTTTCTACTAATTTAAGAAAACACTCTATTGGATGGCTAGCTCGATCCTTATTTCAATATCATAATCACAACGACTTTGAAATTTATGGTTATTTTCCAGAATATCAAGATAATAAAGATTTTCTACAAGAATGGTACATTAGCCAGATGGATACAGCCTATAAAGGCTGGGGGAATGAATTAAAAGTTGCGGAACAAATTTACAACGATGAGATTGATATATTAATTGATCTAGAAAGTTCTACTTCTGGGGCTTGTTGCAATATAGTAGCCCTTAAACCGGCTCCTTTACAAGCTACTTGGTTAGGTTGGGACGCTTCTGGGATACCTGCAATTGATTACTTTATTGCCGATCCTTATGTATTACCAGAAAATGCTCAAGAATACTACTCAGAGAAGATTTGGAGATTGCCACAAACATATATAGCTGTTGATGGTTTTGAGACTTCAGTCGCTACTCTACGCCGCAGTGACTTAGATATTTCTGGTGATGCTATTGTTTATTTTAGTTCTCAAAAAAGTTATAAACGTCACCCCGATACAGTGCGATCACAAATGCAAATTATTAAGCAAGTACCAAATAGTTACTTCTTAATTAAGGGAATTGCTGATGAAAAGACCATGCAAGAGTATTTTTATGAGATGGCGGAGTTAGAAGGGGTAAACTCTGATCGCCTCAGATTTTTACCGTCGGTTAGGTCGGAACAAGAACACAGAGCTAATATGGCGATCGCTGATATAGTTCTGGATACTTATCCATACAATGGAGCTACAACCACAATGGAAACCTTATGGATGGGGATTCCATTGGTCACAAGAGTAGGAGAACAATTTGTAGCACGAAATAGTTATGCCATGATGATGAATGCTGGAATTACTGAAGGTATTGCTTGGAGTGATGAAGAGTATATTAAGTGGGGTATAAGATTTGGCTCAGAACCAAATTTGAGACGAGAAGTATCATGGAAGCTGAGAGAATCTCGTAAAACTTCATCTCTTTGGAATGGTAGACAGTTTGCGAAAGAGATGGAAAAAGCTTATACAGAAATGTGGAATATCTACTTGCAGAGAAAATAA
- a CDS encoding tetratricopeptide repeat protein: protein MTEIAFNYLTEGKYAEAASLYETAIASEPDTKSNYWYLSLCYLFQGNIEEAQMAWWVTLEEDSPYTDDFTEFLRLFATEFGHKLNKYDFAIQILKASIELESENINLLRDLARFYRFTLQYDNCIDVAKKYLSLAEDLPDRIFANHLILHSLMTAGSQWDEIFSTSDQQISLLRSVIKQNPIAIDPVATNRLFCSTFFLAYIQDDPVNNRLLQNELTKICQNNLRLYKKHEVSKSRSIKSGNKLKIGYLSHCLGKNSVGWLSRWIFQHHDHEKFAIHTYFILEKSNVTDSVKEAIAQNSDKYYQLGYDAIEIAQKIHDDEIDILVDLDSITLDITCEVMVMKPAPIQVTWLGLDASGIPAIDYFIADPYVLPENAQDYYSEKIWRLPSTYIAVDGFEVLFPTLHRDQIDIPEDSIIYLSAQSGYKRHPDTVRLQMQIIKSVPNSFLLIKGLSDQESIQSFFKKIATEEGVNSDQLRFLPMVGGEAEHRANLGIADVILDTYPYNGATTTMEALWMCIPLVTKVGEQFAARNSYTMMMNAGVVEGIAWNDQEYIDWGIRLGTDEDLRKQVFWKLKESRKTSPLWNAEQFTRDMESAYEQMWEEKRVFHFGK, encoded by the coding sequence ATGACAGAAATAGCTTTTAATTATTTAACAGAAGGCAAATATGCCGAAGCGGCTAGTCTCTACGAAACTGCGATCGCTTCCGAACCTGATACCAAGTCTAACTATTGGTATTTGAGCTTATGTTATTTGTTCCAAGGGAATATAGAAGAAGCCCAGATGGCTTGGTGGGTAACTCTAGAAGAGGATAGCCCCTATACAGATGACTTTACAGAGTTTTTGAGGCTCTTTGCTACAGAGTTTGGACATAAGTTAAATAAATATGACTTTGCCATACAAATATTAAAGGCAAGTATCGAGTTAGAGTCCGAGAACATAAACTTACTAAGAGATCTCGCTCGTTTCTATCGCTTCACATTGCAATATGACAATTGTATTGATGTAGCTAAAAAATATTTGTCGTTAGCTGAGGATTTACCTGATCGTATCTTTGCAAACCATTTAATTTTGCATTCCCTCATGACCGCAGGTAGCCAGTGGGACGAAATATTTTCTACTAGCGATCAACAAATATCATTACTGCGATCAGTAATAAAGCAGAACCCCATTGCTATTGATCCTGTAGCGACAAATCGACTATTTTGCTCTACATTTTTCCTAGCATATATTCAAGATGATCCAGTAAATAATCGACTACTTCAAAATGAATTAACTAAAATCTGTCAGAACAATTTGAGACTGTATAAGAAACATGAAGTAAGTAAATCACGATCAATTAAATCTGGCAATAAACTCAAAATTGGATACTTATCTCATTGCCTTGGCAAAAATTCTGTAGGATGGCTATCTAGATGGATATTCCAACACCATGATCACGAAAAATTTGCTATTCACACTTATTTTATTTTAGAGAAATCTAATGTAACTGATTCCGTCAAAGAGGCGATTGCTCAAAATTCTGATAAATACTATCAACTAGGGTATGACGCTATAGAAATAGCTCAAAAGATCCATGATGATGAGATTGATATACTAGTTGATCTCGACAGCATTACCCTAGATATTACCTGTGAAGTCATGGTAATGAAACCTGCGCCTATACAAGTAACTTGGTTGGGGTTAGATGCATCTGGCATACCTGCCATAGATTACTTCATTGCCGATCCGTATGTGTTACCAGAAAATGCTCAAGATTATTACTCTGAAAAAATCTGGCGATTACCTAGTACTTATATCGCAGTAGATGGATTTGAAGTTTTGTTCCCAACTCTCCACCGTGATCAAATTGATATCCCTGAAGATTCGATTATTTATCTCTCAGCCCAATCAGGATATAAAAGACATCCTGATACGGTAAGACTTCAAATGCAGATTATTAAATCAGTACCTAATAGCTTTTTACTAATCAAAGGACTTTCAGATCAAGAAAGTATCCAAAGCTTTTTTAAAAAAATAGCAACAGAAGAAGGGGTTAATAGCGATCAACTCCGTTTTTTACCAATGGTTGGCGGAGAAGCCGAGCATCGAGCAAATCTGGGAATTGCTGACGTAATTTTAGATACCTATCCATACAATGGCGCAACTACTACTATGGAAGCTCTATGGATGTGTATTCCTCTAGTTACCAAAGTTGGAGAACAATTTGCTGCGCGTAATAGCTATACCATGATGATGAATGCAGGAGTTGTAGAGGGAATTGCTTGGAATGATCAAGAGTATATAGATTGGGGTATTCGACTAGGTACTGATGAAGATTTGAGAAAGCAAGTATTTTGGAAATTAAAAGAATCTCGTAAAACTTCGCCTTTGTGGAATGCTGAGCAGTTTACTAGAGATATGGAATCAGCTTATGAACAAATGTGGGAAGAGAAGAGAGTATTTCATTTTGGAAAATAA
- a CDS encoding bifunctional 2-polyprenyl-6-hydroxyphenol methylase/3-demethylubiquinol 3-O-methyltransferase UbiG, which translates to MNLPNPKADQHIYLERSELLEIEQKIRVQRHVERYALLRQFAKGVVCDAACGCGYGSYLLSTNPDVKSTIGVDSNSDIIDFASKEYESEKVKFYQADISEWVSPKKIDMLISVETIEHIADKYTLSKFCDRNGIDHAILTYPSKKTTHYNPYHLYDFKLQDILDVFSGFTCYRHFNWEYEFDVVFLIRNPYTH; encoded by the coding sequence ATGAATCTACCTAACCCCAAAGCAGACCAGCATATATATCTCGAGCGTTCGGAATTGCTAGAGATTGAGCAAAAGATCCGTGTACAAAGACATGTTGAAAGATATGCTTTGTTACGTCAGTTTGCAAAGGGCGTAGTATGTGATGCTGCTTGTGGTTGTGGCTATGGTAGCTACTTACTTTCTACAAATCCTGATGTTAAATCCACAATTGGCGTTGATTCTAATTCGGACATTATTGATTTCGCATCAAAAGAATATGAAAGTGAAAAAGTTAAGTTCTACCAAGCAGATATTTCAGAATGGGTATCACCAAAGAAAATCGACATGCTAATTTCTGTAGAGACAATTGAGCATATTGCTGACAAATACACATTATCAAAATTTTGCGATCGCAATGGCATCGATCATGCGATCCTAACGTATCCATCAAAAAAGACTACTCATTATAACCCATATCATTTATATGATTTTAAGTTGCAGGACATTTTAGATGTTTTTAGTGGATTTACATGTTATCGCCACTTCAATTGGGAGTACGAATTCGATGTGGTTTTCTTAATTAGAAATCCATACACGCATTGA
- a CDS encoding glycosyltransferase family 1 protein, translating into MSEESYKHYESSSLEIAKWGEYYLSQKIAFHQSSWLAGRVTTSPDDILIGQPTWDSRTPIDKSKNGKVLRNWVKDNALSSSDDCHPNTYLFTPWVPEFPSVWLENMPYIESQLLAGRKIFALCGDIWIKRTLEKNDNSIQSKVKDKLIHCNMGLAAQNLPVVKKRFNLIGERQLLHISNLDVYKGFDLTCQTLQNIDAILHVASYNIDSPIGLLEIDSNPKYVFNFIGSVDNSDPEFNDWVVENCDFYIHTARMDAQSTTILENCARGLIPLITPESGFSSPYAIYLTQDPVENQKIVEWALNLPESELLFRSEKLREQIFREHNWEGIFNKIWDEIIMDINQRKLNEST; encoded by the coding sequence ATGAGCGAAGAAAGCTATAAACATTATGAATCCTCTAGTCTAGAGATCGCTAAGTGGGGAGAATACTATCTAAGCCAAAAAATTGCTTTTCATCAGTCAAGTTGGCTAGCAGGAAGAGTAACCACGTCCCCAGACGATATACTAATTGGACAACCTACATGGGATAGTCGAACCCCTATAGATAAATCTAAAAATGGAAAGGTTTTGCGTAACTGGGTTAAGGACAACGCTCTAAGTTCTTCTGACGATTGCCATCCCAACACTTACCTATTTACACCTTGGGTACCAGAGTTCCCATCCGTGTGGCTGGAAAATATGCCATATATCGAATCTCAACTTCTGGCTGGGCGAAAGATATTTGCACTATGTGGAGACATTTGGATTAAGCGTACGTTAGAGAAAAATGACAACTCTATTCAGTCTAAGGTTAAAGATAAACTGATACATTGCAATATGGGACTTGCAGCCCAAAATTTACCTGTGGTTAAAAAGAGATTTAATTTAATTGGCGAACGTCAACTCTTACATATTAGTAACTTAGATGTTTACAAAGGATTTGATCTCACATGCCAAACGTTACAAAATATTGACGCTATTCTTCATGTAGCCAGTTACAACATTGACAGTCCTATCGGATTATTGGAAATAGACTCAAATCCGAAATATGTTTTCAACTTTATAGGTAGTGTAGATAATAGTGATCCTGAATTTAACGATTGGGTTGTAGAAAATTGTGATTTTTATATTCATACAGCTAGGATGGATGCCCAATCTACAACAATTCTAGAAAACTGCGCTAGAGGATTAATTCCACTTATAACGCCTGAGAGTGGATTCTCCAGTCCATATGCAATTTATTTGACTCAAGATCCTGTAGAAAACCAGAAAATTGTGGAATGGGCGTTAAATCTACCCGAATCAGAATTGTTATTCCGTAGCGAGAAACTAAGAGAGCAGATATTTAGAGAACATAATTGGGAAGGGATTTTTAACAAGATATGGGATGAAATAATCATGGATATCAATCAGAGGAAACTTAATGAATCTACCTAA
- a CDS encoding methyltransferase domain-containing protein gives MKLHIGGQEAHPDWKIFDVESRPEVDYVGDAGDLSQFEDESIDAIYASHVLEHFYHSLHNEMIFTLAEWHRVLKKGGQLMISVPDLRILSWLYSRPDIDVMGATST, from the coding sequence GTGAAATTACATATTGGTGGACAAGAAGCTCATCCTGACTGGAAAATTTTTGACGTTGAAAGTCGTCCAGAAGTAGATTATGTTGGCGATGCTGGAGACTTAAGTCAGTTTGAAGATGAGTCAATTGATGCGATTTATGCTAGCCACGTTCTAGAACATTTCTATCATTCTCTTCATAATGAAATGATATTTACACTAGCGGAGTGGCATAGAGTCCTCAAAAAAGGTGGGCAACTTATGATTAGTGTCCCTGATCTAAGGATTTTAAGTTGGCTCTATTCCCGACCTGACATTGATGTAATGGGTGCGACCTCCACTTGA
- a CDS encoding FkbM family methyltransferase, which produces MQLKADSSDFLGRFREVVSDPLNLVIQRDPRAGFVECGYVYLHNGLMVPVMGPHAYYGDFSSILVINRGVHEPLEEFVFQEVLKHLPTSPLMLELGAYWGHYSMWLKLAHPDANVHLVEPELQNLNAGKHNFELNGFTGEFIQAFVGHNHFSVDQYLAEKGIEKVTILHSDVQGYEVEMLNDCVKSLESKTIDYLFVSTHSQQLHLEVINQLKNFDYRVEISSDFDYETTSCDGFIFASSPLIEPIFKEFMPMSRLQISESQPDFLVDYLLNLLLAN; this is translated from the coding sequence ATGCAACTAAAGGCTGATAGTAGTGATTTTTTAGGGAGATTTAGAGAGGTCGTCTCAGATCCACTGAACCTTGTTATTCAGAGAGACCCTCGCGCTGGCTTTGTGGAATGCGGTTATGTTTATCTTCATAATGGATTAATGGTTCCAGTCATGGGTCCTCATGCCTATTATGGAGACTTTAGTTCAATTCTTGTCATAAATCGCGGCGTTCATGAACCGCTTGAAGAGTTTGTCTTCCAAGAAGTACTAAAACATCTTCCGACTTCGCCCCTCATGCTTGAACTCGGTGCTTACTGGGGGCATTATTCTATGTGGCTAAAGTTGGCTCATCCCGATGCTAATGTACATCTAGTAGAACCAGAATTACAAAATCTGAATGCAGGAAAGCATAATTTCGAGCTAAATGGATTCACTGGCGAATTTATTCAGGCTTTTGTTGGACATAATCATTTTAGTGTTGATCAATATTTAGCAGAAAAAGGTATCGAGAAAGTTACTATTCTTCATTCTGATGTGCAAGGCTATGAAGTAGAAATGCTCAATGATTGCGTCAAATCTTTAGAGAGTAAAACCATCGATTATCTCTTTGTTTCAACTCATTCCCAACAATTGCATCTTGAGGTAATCAATCAGCTCAAAAATTTCGATTATAGAGTTGAAATATCTTCCGATTTTGATTATGAAACCACTTCTTGCGACGGCTTTATTTTTGCATCTAGTCCTTTGATTGAACCAATATTCAAAGAATTCATGCCAATGAGTAGATTGCAGATTTCAGAGTCTCAGCCTGATTTTTTGGTTGATTATTTGTTGAATTTATTGTTGGCTAACTAA